One Mycolicibacterium parafortuitum DNA segment encodes these proteins:
- the nuoN gene encoding NADH-quinone oxidoreductase subunit NuoN, translated as MNLSLPTPSVEYFFLSPMLIVLGAAVLGVLVEAFLPRNRRYGAQVWLSLVALVAALVAVVLVGRDLRGGAGVSAVMGAVAVDGPALLLQGTILVVGVLGVLLIGERQPTADVEADGIRGLDAFTPQASAVAGSVAEKVATRMGVVQTEVFPLTMFAVAGMLLFPAADDLLTMFIALEVLSLPLYLLCGLARRRRLLSQESSLKYFLLGAFSSAFFLYGAAMMYGYAGTLKLQGIADAIAAGEGRSSLALIGIALLLVGVLFKVGAVPFHSWIPDVYQGAPTPITAFMAAATKIAAFGAMLRLFYVALPELRDDWRPVLWAIAILTMIVGTVTAVTQNDVKRMLGYSAVAHSGFILTGVIAGNDAGVSSTLFYLFAYGFSTVGAFAVVGMVRDADGHEDSTLARWAGLGRRYPLTGIVFSLFLLAFAGIPLTSGFVSKFAVFKAAGEGGAIPLVVVGVIASAIAAYFYVRVIVLMFFTDRPDDAPTVVVPSALTTAVVTVTAAVTFALGALPQPLLDLADSADRFF; from the coding sequence ATGAACCTTTCGTTACCGACGCCGTCGGTCGAGTACTTCTTCCTGTCCCCGATGCTCATCGTGCTGGGCGCCGCGGTCCTCGGGGTACTCGTCGAGGCGTTCCTGCCACGCAATCGCCGCTACGGCGCACAGGTCTGGCTGAGCCTGGTCGCGTTGGTCGCCGCACTGGTCGCCGTCGTGCTGGTGGGCCGCGATCTGCGCGGCGGGGCGGGGGTGTCGGCGGTGATGGGGGCGGTCGCCGTCGACGGCCCCGCACTGCTCCTCCAGGGCACCATCCTGGTGGTCGGCGTGCTTGGCGTGCTGTTGATCGGCGAGCGCCAGCCCACCGCCGACGTCGAGGCCGACGGCATCCGGGGGCTGGACGCATTCACCCCGCAAGCGTCCGCGGTGGCCGGCAGCGTCGCCGAGAAGGTCGCCACCAGAATGGGTGTCGTCCAGACCGAGGTGTTCCCGCTGACCATGTTCGCCGTCGCCGGGATGTTGCTGTTCCCGGCCGCCGACGATCTGCTGACGATGTTCATCGCGCTGGAGGTGCTGTCGCTGCCGCTGTACCTGTTGTGCGGGCTGGCCCGGCGGCGCCGGTTGCTGTCGCAGGAGTCGTCGCTGAAATACTTTCTGCTGGGTGCGTTCTCGTCGGCGTTCTTCCTGTACGGCGCGGCCATGATGTACGGGTACGCGGGGACGCTGAAGCTGCAGGGCATCGCCGACGCGATCGCGGCGGGCGAGGGGCGCTCATCGCTGGCGCTGATCGGGATCGCGCTTCTGCTCGTCGGTGTGCTGTTCAAAGTCGGTGCGGTGCCGTTCCATTCGTGGATCCCGGACGTCTATCAGGGCGCTCCTACGCCGATCACCGCGTTCATGGCGGCCGCCACCAAGATCGCCGCGTTCGGCGCGATGCTGCGCCTGTTCTACGTCGCGCTGCCGGAACTGCGCGACGACTGGCGGCCGGTGCTGTGGGCGATCGCGATCCTGACGATGATCGTCGGCACCGTGACGGCGGTGACCCAGAACGACGTCAAACGCATGCTCGGATACTCGGCGGTGGCCCACAGCGGGTTCATCCTGACCGGCGTGATCGCCGGCAACGACGCGGGCGTGTCGTCGACGCTGTTCTATCTGTTCGCCTATGGCTTCTCCACCGTCGGCGCGTTCGCGGTGGTCGGGATGGTGCGCGACGCCGACGGGCACGAGGACAGCACGCTGGCGCGCTGGGCCGGGTTGGGCAGGCGGTATCCGTTGACCGGCATCGTGTTCTCGCTGTTCCTGCTCGCATTCGCCGGAATTCCGCTGACGAGCGGTTTCGTCAGCAAGTTCGCGGTGTTCAAGGCCGCCGGCGAGGGCGGGGCGATCCCGCTGGTCGTGGTCGGTGTCATCGCCAGCGCGATCGCGGCGTACTTCTACGTGCGGGTGATCGTGTTGATGTTCTTCACCGACCGGCCCGACGACGCGCCGACGGTCGTGGTGCCCAGCGCGCTGACGACGGCCGTGGTCACCGTCACCGCGGCGGTCACGTTCGCGCTCGGTGCGCTGCCGCAGCCGTTGCTGGACCTGGCCGACTCGGCCGACCGGTTCTTCTGA
- a CDS encoding enoyl-CoA hydratase translates to MSAEPVLTADHDDVRVITLNRPSARNALGRDLIRATYAALTAADSDESVRAVVLTGADPAFCAGVDLKEAARDGLSYFEEFRSQSCITAVANMRTPVVGAINGATFTGGLEMALGCDFMIASERAVFADTHARVGILPGGGMTARLPQLVGAAMARRLSMTGEVVDAARAERIGLVTEVVAHERLVERAIELARQIAEVPRATMRGLKEIYTTGAAAVVDPALAAEETIAFAAHRDLDALGDRFSEVSQRNKDQIARG, encoded by the coding sequence ATGTCCGCAGAGCCGGTGTTGACCGCCGATCACGACGACGTCCGGGTGATCACGCTGAACCGGCCGTCGGCCCGCAATGCGCTCGGCCGCGACCTGATCAGGGCCACGTACGCGGCACTGACCGCCGCCGACTCCGACGAGTCGGTGCGCGCCGTCGTGCTCACCGGCGCCGATCCGGCGTTCTGTGCCGGCGTCGACCTGAAAGAGGCTGCCCGCGACGGGCTGTCGTACTTCGAGGAGTTCCGCTCGCAGAGCTGCATCACCGCGGTGGCGAACATGCGCACCCCGGTGGTCGGCGCGATCAACGGCGCCACCTTCACCGGCGGGCTGGAGATGGCGCTCGGCTGCGACTTCATGATCGCATCGGAGCGTGCGGTGTTCGCCGACACGCATGCGCGGGTGGGCATCCTGCCGGGTGGCGGGATGACAGCGCGGCTGCCACAGCTCGTCGGCGCCGCGATGGCTCGGCGGCTGTCGATGACCGGTGAAGTGGTCGACGCCGCCCGCGCCGAACGCATCGGGCTGGTGACCGAGGTGGTGGCCCACGAGCGGTTGGTGGAGCGGGCGATCGAGCTGGCTCGCCAGATCGCCGAGGTGCCGCGCGCGACGATGCGCGGCCTGAAGGAGATCTACACGACCGGCGCGGCGGCGGTCGTCGACCCGGCGCTGGCCGCCGAGGAGACGATCGCGTTCGCCGCGCACCGTGACCTCGACGCCCTCGGCGACCGGTTCAGTGAGGTGTCGCAGCGCAACAAGGATCAGATCGCCCGGGGCTGA
- a CDS encoding TetR/AcrR family transcriptional regulator, whose amino-acid sequence MKTDPSTGVKATGAGRPRDPRIDAAILAATADLLVEIGYSNVTMAAVAERAGTTKTALYRRWSSKAELVHEAAFPATPTVMQLPPGDIAADLRAMIEVTREVFLSPVVRAALPGLISDMSANAELTGRIGARFTDLFAAVRARLHDAVERGEVREGVDPDRLVSLVGGATLLALLQTPGALENPSWVDTTTDILLHGVAT is encoded by the coding sequence ATGAAAACAGACCCGTCCACGGGTGTAAAGGCCACGGGCGCCGGGCGCCCGCGGGACCCGCGCATCGACGCTGCCATATTGGCGGCGACGGCGGATCTACTTGTCGAAATCGGCTATTCGAATGTGACGATGGCGGCCGTCGCCGAGCGCGCCGGGACGACCAAGACGGCGTTGTACCGGCGATGGTCGAGCAAGGCCGAACTGGTCCACGAGGCCGCGTTCCCGGCGACGCCGACGGTGATGCAGTTGCCGCCGGGGGACATCGCCGCCGATCTGCGGGCGATGATCGAGGTGACCCGCGAGGTGTTCCTGAGTCCAGTCGTGCGCGCCGCGTTGCCCGGCCTGATCTCCGACATGTCGGCCAATGCCGAACTCACCGGCCGGATCGGGGCCAGGTTCACCGATCTGTTCGCCGCCGTGCGGGCCCGGCTGCACGACGCGGTCGAACGCGGCGAGGTCCGGGAGGGCGTCGATCCCGACCGGCTGGTCAGCCTGGTCGGCGGCGCGACGCTGCTGGCCCTGCTGCAGACCCCCGGCGCGCTGGAGAACCCGTCGTGGGTGGACACGACGACCGACATCCTGCTGCACGGCGTCGCGACGTGA
- a CDS encoding phosphotransferase family protein gives MTSEPAVDNVERLQRSSRDLTDVPATLSRWLSTLIPDVTPDITVESGIDANGMSSETILLNGRWAQGGEAVEHRWVARVAPTVADIPVFEHYRLDHQHEVMRKVAEQTDIAVPPVRWLETSGDVLGRPFFLMDRVDGLVPPDVMPYTFGDNWLFDATADQQRLLQDRTLEVLAALHSIPDAARTFGFLQDIDPPGETALHRHFGWLKGWYAFCVPGIGASPLVERALAWLEDHFPDDVAATEPVLVWGDSRIGNVIYQDFTPVAVLDWEMATVGPREFDVSWIIFAHMVFQELTKLAGLPGMPDFLREDDVRATYRELTGVEIGDLKWFYVYSAVVWCCVFMRTGARRVHFGEIEKPADIETLFYHASLLKRLIGEAD, from the coding sequence GTGACCAGCGAACCAGCTGTCGACAACGTGGAGCGACTGCAGCGCTCCAGCCGGGACCTGACCGACGTGCCCGCGACGCTGTCGCGGTGGCTGTCGACGCTGATCCCGGACGTCACCCCGGACATCACTGTCGAAAGTGGTATCGACGCCAACGGAATGTCCTCCGAAACGATCCTGTTGAACGGGCGCTGGGCGCAGGGCGGCGAAGCCGTCGAGCACCGATGGGTCGCCCGGGTGGCGCCCACCGTGGCGGACATCCCCGTATTCGAACACTACCGTCTCGACCACCAGCACGAGGTGATGCGCAAGGTCGCCGAGCAGACCGATATCGCGGTACCACCGGTGCGCTGGCTGGAAACCTCCGGCGACGTGCTGGGCCGGCCCTTCTTCCTGATGGACCGCGTGGACGGCTTGGTCCCGCCCGACGTGATGCCCTACACCTTCGGCGACAACTGGCTCTTCGACGCGACCGCCGATCAGCAGCGCCTGCTGCAGGACCGCACCCTCGAGGTGCTGGCCGCGCTGCACTCGATCCCGGATGCGGCGCGCACCTTCGGCTTCCTGCAGGACATCGACCCGCCCGGCGAGACCGCGCTGCACCGCCACTTCGGCTGGCTCAAGGGCTGGTACGCGTTCTGCGTCCCCGGCATCGGTGCCTCGCCGCTCGTCGAACGTGCCCTGGCCTGGCTCGAGGACCACTTCCCCGACGACGTCGCGGCCACCGAACCCGTGCTGGTGTGGGGTGATTCGCGCATCGGCAACGTCATCTACCAAGACTTCACCCCGGTCGCCGTGCTGGACTGGGAGATGGCGACGGTCGGCCCGCGTGAGTTCGACGTGTCGTGGATCATCTTCGCCCACATGGTTTTCCAGGAACTGACGAAGCTGGCCGGCCTGCCCGGTATGCCGGACTTCCTGCGGGAGGACGACGTCCGCGCCACCTACCGGGAGCTGACCGGCGTCGAAATCGGCGATCTGAAGTGGTTCTATGTGTATTCGGCGGTGGTGTGGTGCTGCGTGTTCATGCGCACCGGGGCGCGCCGCGTGCACTTCGGCGAGATCGAGAAGCCCGCCGACATCGAAACGCTGTTCTACCACGCGTCACTGCTCAAACGACTGATCGGAGAGGCCGACTGA
- a CDS encoding aldose 1-epimerase family protein, producing the protein MTTKLSGDVDHDLVLQTADRSVRAVIGRVGAALRGLSVGGVSVTPAPLAGAAPYFCGKVLVPWPNRVADGRWSLDGRTQRLPITDPVHHTALHGLLCTTAYGTAQRSSSSITLAAPVTPCDGYPFSLDTSVTYRLTRDGLHTTHAVRNTGERHAPVGIGAHPFLTVGDVPAERLILTVEGEQHVDVDDRLIPVGTSAVDGTRWDLRAGRPVADLDLDDCWVVRPGPDGSTHTLRAGDGRSVSLWADPRFAYAHVFVTRAFPTADGDVTAVALEPMTAEANALNSGHGLRWLAPGEVFSASWAIRYRDGS; encoded by the coding sequence ATGACGACGAAACTGAGCGGCGACGTCGACCACGACCTGGTCCTGCAGACCGCAGACCGGTCGGTGCGCGCGGTGATCGGGCGCGTCGGGGCCGCACTGCGCGGCCTCTCGGTGGGCGGTGTCTCCGTCACGCCCGCACCGCTCGCCGGTGCGGCACCGTACTTCTGCGGAAAGGTGTTGGTGCCGTGGCCCAACCGGGTCGCCGACGGGCGGTGGTCCCTCGACGGGCGTACGCAGCGGCTACCGATCACCGACCCCGTCCACCACACCGCGCTGCACGGCCTGCTGTGCACCACCGCCTACGGGACCGCGCAGCGGTCCTCGTCGTCGATAACCCTTGCCGCGCCGGTAACTCCGTGCGACGGCTACCCGTTCTCGCTCGACACCTCGGTCACCTACCGGCTGACCCGCGACGGCCTGCACACCACGCACGCGGTCCGCAACACGGGGGAGCGGCACGCGCCGGTGGGGATCGGCGCACACCCGTTCCTGACCGTCGGCGACGTCCCGGCCGAGCGCCTGATCCTCACGGTCGAGGGCGAACAGCACGTCGACGTCGACGACCGGCTGATCCCGGTCGGCACGAGCGCGGTGGACGGCACCCGGTGGGACCTGCGCGCCGGCCGGCCCGTCGCCGACCTCGACCTCGATGACTGCTGGGTGGTTCGGCCGGGCCCCGACGGCAGCACGCATACGCTGCGCGCCGGCGACGGACGGTCCGTATCGCTGTGGGCCGATCCGCGATTCGCGTACGCGCACGTGTTCGTCACCCGGGCATTCCCGACCGCCGACGGTGACGTGACCGCCGTCGCGCTCGAACCCATGACCGCCGAGGCGAACGCGCTCAACAGCGGGCACGGGCTACGGTGGCTGGCCCCCGGCGAGGTCTTCTCGGCGTCGTGGGCGATCCGTTACCGCGACGGATCGTGA